Proteins encoded in a region of the Kryptolebias marmoratus isolate JLee-2015 linkage group LG14, ASM164957v2, whole genome shotgun sequence genome:
- the rhof gene encoding rho-related GTP-binding protein RhoF — protein MTGTGSGSIFCHVPPGTRSTSSRGQNTNRKMTQNGHGNTKQGEELKIVIVGDGGCGKTSLLMVYAKGDFPEKYAPSVFEKYIKTISLGGKEIKLNLYDTAGQDDYDRLRPLSYQEADLVLVCFDVTNPTSFENVAIKWHPEVRHFCGEAPVILIGCKTDLRKDKEGTRRLKALNLAPVTYIQGEQTRQEMNAELYLECSAKYQENVEDVFREATKRALAFRRKRRHQKRKKRCVVL, from the exons atgacaggaacaggaagtg GGAGCATCTTCTGCCACGTCCCGCCTGGCACCCGTTCCACTTCGTCTAGAGggcaaaatacaaacagaaaaatgacacaaaacgGCCATGGCAACACGAAACAGGGTGAGGAGCTCAAAATTGTGATAGTGGGAGACGGAGGCTGCGGGAAAACGTCTCTGCTGATGGTTTACGCCAAAGGTGATTTTCCAGAG aaatacgCTCCATCCGTGTTCGAAAAGTACATCAAGACCATCTCTCTGGGAGGAAAGGAGATCAAGCTCAACCTGTACGACACAGCTG GACAGGACGACTACGACAGGCTGAGGCCTCTTTCGTACCAGGAGGCCGATCTGGTTTTAGTCTGCTTCGACGTCACCAACCCCACCAGCTTCGAGAATGTTGCAATTAAG TGGCACCCGGAGGTGAGGCACTTCTGCGGGGAAGCACCGGTGATCCTGATCGGCTGCAAGACCGACCTCAGGAAGGACAAGGAGGGCACGAGGCGGCTGAAAGCCTTGAATCTGGCTCCCGTCACCTACATCCAG GGTGAGCAGACCCGTCAGGAGATGAACGCAGAGCTCTACCTCGAGTGCTCGGCGAAGTATCAGGAGAACGTGGAGGACGTTTTCCGGGAGGCGACAAAGAGAGCTCTGGCCTTCAGACGGAAACGGAGGCACCAAAAGCGGAAGAAGAGATGCGTCGTTCTGtga